A genomic stretch from Hydrogenimonas urashimensis includes:
- a CDS encoding AI-2E family transporter: protein MNRIVVTLAALVVIIAGLKAAASLVVPFILSLFITMLLSPLLQWLMRQGVPKVLAFILVIFFVFVLFVSLTGLVTSHVADLFTHAEDWQAAMTENLHQWMLYLDKRGFHVDQELFFSMLQPQKLFVFTLSLVKNTSMMLSNSLLIFFTVVFMLIESFTIKKKIRYIETFGVSGFSKRIDAFSERINHYFTLKALTSAVTGIWIVAVLYWFDIPYPLLWGIGGFILNFIPVIGSIIAAIPPVLLALATHGFSDAFWVAGWFLVINIAIGNLLEPRIMGKGLELSELVVFLSLVFWGWVFGKVGMLLAVPLTMVVKFALETNESTRWIAIMLSDTATTAGKRMVK from the coding sequence GTGAACCGCATCGTCGTGACACTGGCTGCGCTTGTTGTCATCATCGCCGGATTGAAGGCGGCGGCATCCTTGGTGGTCCCTTTCATTCTTTCGCTCTTCATCACGATGCTGCTCTCGCCGCTGCTGCAGTGGCTGATGCGTCAAGGTGTGCCGAAAGTTCTTGCGTTTATCCTGGTCATCTTTTTCGTTTTTGTGCTCTTCGTCTCTCTGACCGGTCTTGTCACCTCCCATGTGGCCGACCTTTTCACCCATGCGGAGGATTGGCAGGCGGCCATGACGGAAAATCTTCACCAGTGGATGCTCTACCTCGACAAGCGGGGATTCCACGTCGATCAGGAACTCTTCTTCTCCATGCTGCAGCCCCAGAAACTCTTTGTGTTCACTCTTTCGCTGGTAAAAAACACCTCCATGATGCTCTCCAACTCTCTGCTGATCTTTTTTACCGTCGTCTTCATGCTCATCGAGTCTTTCACGATCAAAAAGAAGATCCGCTATATCGAGACGTTCGGTGTGTCGGGGTTTTCGAAGAGGATCGATGCCTTTAGCGAACGGATCAACCACTATTTTACGCTTAAAGCACTGACCAGCGCGGTGACAGGGATTTGGATCGTCGCGGTGCTCTACTGGTTCGATATTCCCTATCCGCTTTTATGGGGCATCGGAGGTTTTATCCTGAACTTCATACCGGTCATCGGATCGATCATCGCGGCGATTCCACCTGTTTTGCTGGCGCTGGCGACCCACGGTTTTTCCGATGCTTTCTGGGTCGCGGGGTGGTTTCTTGTCATCAACATCGCCATCGGCAATCTGCTCGAGCCCCGCATCATGGGAAAAGGGCTCGAACTTTCGGAACTGGTCGTTTTTCTTTCGCTGGTCTTCTGGGGATGGGTTTTCGGAAAAGTGGGTATGCTGCTGGCCGTTCCGCTTACGATGGTGGTCAAATTCGCCCTTGAGACGAACGAATCGACACGATGGATCGCGATCATGCTCTCGGACACCGCGACAACTGCCGGTAAAAGGATGGTGAAATGA
- a CDS encoding tetratricopeptide repeat protein: MKKILGMVLVCAVLLASNLREGIERFEKGDFAQAQKIFIPLAKAGDTEAAFYVGMLYFTGEGGEKNLQEAGNWFERVMRERDPNVKEKVFKGISKEYDRALYWFRKIAQSGHVKAQFYLGVMYAAGRDIDVDYKESAHWFKKAALQGDELAQLNIAMDYINGLGVGKDVKKGMAWLEKAARQGNVKAQNYLGYLFASGESVSQNYEKARYWYLKAAKQNYATAQYNLALMYCLAKGVQRDLKQCAYWTKQAYENGLKKESSLLWEKYRLWKYQ, from the coding sequence ATGAAAAAAATCCTTGGTATGGTTTTGGTATGTGCAGTGCTCCTGGCCTCGAATCTGCGGGAGGGGATTGAACGGTTCGAAAAAGGAGATTTCGCCCAAGCCCAGAAGATTTTCATTCCGTTGGCGAAAGCGGGCGATACCGAAGCGGCGTTTTACGTGGGGATGCTCTATTTTACCGGCGAAGGGGGAGAAAAGAACCTGCAAGAGGCCGGCAACTGGTTCGAACGTGTCATGAGAGAGCGCGATCCCAATGTGAAAGAGAAGGTTTTCAAAGGCATCAGCAAAGAGTATGACAGGGCGCTCTACTGGTTCAGGAAAATTGCCCAAAGCGGCCATGTCAAGGCGCAATTCTACCTTGGCGTCATGTACGCGGCGGGACGGGATATCGATGTGGATTACAAAGAGTCGGCCCACTGGTTCAAAAAAGCGGCCCTGCAGGGGGACGAACTGGCACAGCTCAATATCGCAATGGACTACATCAACGGCCTAGGTGTCGGCAAAGATGTGAAAAAAGGGATGGCCTGGCTCGAAAAAGCGGCAAGGCAGGGGAATGTCAAAGCCCAGAACTATCTGGGGTATCTTTTTGCAAGCGGTGAATCGGTGTCCCAGAATTACGAAAAAGCGCGATACTGGTATCTGAAAGCGGCCAAACAGAACTATGCGACCGCCCAGTACAACCTCGCTCTGATGTACTGTCTTGCCAAAGGTGTCCAGAGAGATCTGAAGCAGTGTGCCTACTGGACGAAGCAAGCCTATGAAAACGGGTTAAAAAAAGAGTCATCGCTGCTTTGGGAGAAATATCGGCTCTGGAAGTACCAATAG
- the hisD gene encoding histidinol dehydrogenase, whose product MLLIRTTDKNFDEKFEELLGRGAMDMEHVASIVSGIIREIRTEGNEALKRHIEKFDRWQVKKESDLMVDPLAMKKAYEALDDELRDALHLAFERIRSYHEKQMPKSWIDFDEAGNTLGQKVTPVDRAGLYIPGGKAAYPSSLLMNAIPAIVAGVGEIVVATPTPENEINHLVLAAAHLCGIKKMFKMGGASAIAAMAYGTETVPKVDVITGPGNIFVATAKKLVYGDVNIDMIAGPSEIGILADGTAIPEYLAIDLLSQAEHDEMASSILVTPDAELAETVRETLYLELGKLERELIARKSIEERGAIIVTETMEEAIGLMNRIAPEHLEVMTANPFDILPKIRHAGAIFMGHFTPEPIGDYIAGPNHTLPTGGTAKFYSPLNVENFLKKSSIIAMSEEGINAIGEACALLARTEGLTAHEKSVLVRLK is encoded by the coding sequence ATGCTTTTGATTCGTACAACCGATAAAAATTTTGACGAGAAATTCGAAGAACTGCTGGGCAGGGGAGCGATGGATATGGAGCATGTTGCCTCCATCGTCTCCGGCATCATCCGAGAGATTCGTACCGAAGGCAATGAAGCCCTGAAGCGGCACATTGAAAAATTCGACCGCTGGCAAGTGAAAAAAGAATCCGATCTGATGGTCGACCCGCTGGCGATGAAAAAGGCTTACGAAGCTCTGGATGACGAACTTCGCGATGCTCTTCATCTGGCTTTTGAGCGTATCAGAAGCTATCATGAGAAGCAGATGCCCAAAAGTTGGATCGATTTCGACGAGGCGGGCAACACCCTGGGGCAGAAGGTGACACCGGTGGATAGGGCGGGACTATATATTCCCGGCGGCAAAGCGGCGTATCCGAGTTCGCTTTTGATGAATGCCATTCCCGCCATCGTGGCGGGAGTCGGAGAGATTGTCGTGGCGACACCGACACCGGAGAATGAGATCAACCACCTGGTTCTGGCCGCCGCCCATCTGTGCGGTATAAAGAAGATGTTCAAAATGGGCGGGGCGAGTGCGATCGCGGCGATGGCCTACGGAACCGAAACCGTTCCGAAAGTCGATGTCATCACGGGCCCCGGCAACATATTCGTCGCGACGGCGAAGAAGCTGGTGTACGGGGATGTCAACATCGATATGATTGCCGGACCCAGCGAAATCGGCATTCTTGCCGACGGCACGGCGATTCCCGAGTATCTGGCGATCGATCTGCTCTCCCAGGCGGAGCACGACGAAATGGCCAGTTCCATTCTCGTTACCCCCGATGCCGAGCTGGCCGAAACGGTTAGAGAAACCCTCTATCTGGAACTGGGAAAACTGGAACGGGAGCTTATCGCCAGAAAATCGATCGAGGAGCGGGGTGCCATCATCGTAACCGAAACGATGGAAGAGGCGATCGGGCTGATGAACCGCATCGCCCCCGAACATCTGGAGGTGATGACGGCCAACCCGTTCGACATTCTGCCGAAAATAAGACATGCGGGTGCCATCTTCATGGGACATTTTACGCCCGAACCGATCGGAGACTACATCGCAGGTCCCAACCATACCCTGCCCACCGGCGGCACCGCGAAATTCTACTCGCCACTCAATGTCGAGAATTTCCTGAAAAAATCCTCGATCATCGCCATGAGCGAGGAGGGAATCAACGCCATTGGCGAAGCGTGCGCACTGCTGGCCCGAACCGAAGGACTCACGGCCCATGAGAAATCGGTTCTTGTGCGCTTGAAGTAG
- a CDS encoding A/G-specific adenine glycosylase, which yields MNYSDIHAAIGKWYGIHGRHDLPWRQTDDPYLIYISEMMLQQTQVKTVLKRFFFPFIERFPTLQSIKEASVDDLLLAWQGLGYYRRARYIHQTAQVSAPRLPTDPAELVKLPGIGKSTAHAIAAFSTHLPVAVLDANVKRVLHRFFAEKERKEKRLWTLAEKLLDCENPYIYNQAMMDIGATVCLPKAPRCDLCPLASRCLGREKPLHYPQPARKKTRPLHHQAYLWIEKEGKILMRKREGDMLGGLWELPSVESPPPKSEKIAEIVHDYSHFRRIAEIYISADTEQIEGEWLDYGELENIAISSLERKIFKKLKQ from the coding sequence ATGAATTATAGCGATATTCACGCCGCAATAGGAAAATGGTACGGCATCCACGGCCGACACGATCTTCCATGGCGGCAGACCGACGATCCCTATCTCATCTATATCAGTGAAATGATGCTTCAGCAGACGCAGGTCAAAACGGTTTTGAAGCGTTTTTTCTTCCCTTTTATTGAGCGTTTTCCCACGCTGCAGAGCATCAAGGAAGCCTCTGTCGACGATCTTCTTCTTGCCTGGCAGGGACTGGGGTACTACCGGCGCGCACGCTACATTCATCAGACGGCGCAGGTCTCGGCTCCCCGATTGCCCACCGATCCTGCTGAGCTCGTGAAACTTCCGGGTATCGGCAAAAGCACGGCCCATGCCATCGCTGCCTTCAGCACCCACCTCCCCGTCGCCGTTCTCGATGCCAATGTCAAGCGTGTTCTGCACCGTTTTTTCGCCGAAAAAGAGCGAAAAGAGAAGAGGCTGTGGACGCTTGCCGAAAAGCTGCTCGATTGCGAAAACCCTTACATTTACAATCAGGCGATGATGGATATCGGCGCCACGGTCTGCCTCCCCAAAGCTCCCCGATGCGACCTCTGCCCACTGGCTTCCCGATGCCTGGGCAGGGAAAAGCCCCTCCATTACCCGCAACCGGCAAGAAAAAAAACGAGACCTTTGCACCATCAGGCCTATCTCTGGATAGAAAAAGAGGGAAAGATACTGATGCGAAAACGCGAAGGGGATATGCTAGGCGGCCTGTGGGAACTTCCTTCCGTCGAATCCCCACCACCCAAAAGTGAAAAAATAGCGGAAATTGTGCACGACTACTCCCATTTTCGCCGCATCGCGGAGATTTACATATCGGCAGACACGGAACAGATCGAAGGAGAATGGCTCGATTACGGCGAACTGGAGAACATCGCCATTTCGAGCCTTGAAAGAAAAATCTTCAAAAAACTCAAACAGTAG
- a CDS encoding FIST N-terminal domain-containing protein, giving the protein MKQWNYRYTDRESFEAYIKEKGVEKSDSLLIQITTGEADAERVDTIRDEILRVLPFAVIIGMGSALQLCEGDFSLKETVLTLTLFEKSHLSEWSFVLPPDEECDADRVAQLLASHVTDDTKGILLFTNAVSADIESLFIACRSYISIPVFGGLASSFDPDNPSPFVISTEKVFCEDAAVAVLLKGEALSIHFSRLFAWESIGKEFTVTRAEGRRLYELDGKNIMDVYSKYFGPLTRERLLYLSLAHPFIRHSKEFGEVSRVLLQYDGECGIYTGRFEEGEKVQIGFGNYKKMVDCTDRSRELFSQIPMEAFWGFACISYMRGYTDLLKKSLLPYRKNFPSIHFAITFGEFGWIDGINSFMNNTIVRVSLSEDPEARFVIEDVDIDLDEKDRLLETLSTLVTSSSREIIELNRYLEEEVKKRTQELADLNASLARRIEQEVQRNREKDKMLYHQSKLAAMGEMINNIAHQWRQPLNIIALVMQDLSLKSKLGNLTPEMVVLAEKKINDTLKYLSDTIDDFRSFASEREESSRPGRFEAGKMIKDAIRLISVVLEDVHIRLRLELPEIDCEVNGRANDLKQVILNLVYNAIDILKEREIENPEITIGMRCDGKVILYVHDNGGGIEKELLDKIFEPYFTTKYQSRGSGLGLYMSKMIVEKRFKGEIEVKNCPEGACFEIKIPVAAVVA; this is encoded by the coding sequence TTGAAACAGTGGAATTACAGATACACAGACAGAGAGTCGTTTGAGGCCTACATCAAAGAAAAAGGAGTTGAAAAAAGCGATTCTTTGCTGATTCAAATCACCACGGGAGAAGCGGATGCCGAACGCGTCGATACGATTCGCGACGAGATCCTGCGGGTGCTCCCCTTTGCGGTTATCATCGGCATGGGAAGCGCATTGCAGCTATGCGAGGGCGATTTTTCCCTCAAAGAAACGGTGCTGACGCTGACTCTGTTTGAAAAGAGCCATCTGTCCGAATGGAGTTTTGTGCTCCCTCCCGATGAAGAGTGTGATGCCGACAGAGTGGCACAATTGCTCGCTTCGCATGTCACCGATGATACGAAGGGGATTCTTCTTTTTACCAACGCGGTCTCTGCGGATATCGAAAGCCTTTTCATCGCGTGCCGCTCCTATATCTCCATACCTGTTTTCGGCGGTCTCGCCAGCTCCTTTGATCCGGACAACCCCTCCCCGTTCGTCATCTCCACGGAGAAGGTCTTTTGTGAAGATGCGGCGGTTGCCGTTCTTTTGAAAGGGGAGGCACTTTCTATCCATTTCAGTCGACTCTTCGCATGGGAGTCCATTGGAAAAGAGTTTACGGTGACACGGGCAGAAGGGCGCAGACTCTACGAACTTGATGGCAAGAACATCATGGATGTCTATTCGAAATATTTCGGCCCTCTGACGAGAGAGAGGCTTCTGTATCTCTCTTTGGCCCACCCCTTTATCCGCCATTCGAAGGAGTTCGGCGAAGTTTCCAGGGTTTTGCTCCAGTATGACGGTGAGTGCGGCATCTATACGGGCAGGTTCGAAGAGGGGGAGAAGGTTCAAATCGGTTTTGGCAACTACAAAAAGATGGTCGACTGCACGGATCGAAGCCGGGAGCTTTTCAGCCAGATACCCATGGAAGCTTTCTGGGGATTTGCCTGTATCTCCTATATGCGGGGTTATACCGATCTTCTGAAAAAATCTCTGCTTCCCTACCGAAAAAATTTCCCGTCGATCCACTTTGCCATCACTTTCGGGGAGTTTGGATGGATCGATGGGATCAATTCGTTCATGAACAATACCATCGTCAGGGTCTCACTCAGCGAAGATCCCGAAGCACGCTTCGTCATTGAGGATGTGGATATTGACCTGGATGAAAAGGACAGGCTGCTTGAGACGCTCTCTACGCTGGTGACATCGAGCAGCCGTGAAATCATCGAATTGAACCGCTATCTGGAAGAGGAGGTAAAAAAACGGACACAGGAACTGGCGGATCTCAACGCTTCGCTGGCTAGGCGCATTGAACAGGAGGTTCAGCGAAACCGTGAGAAGGACAAGATGCTCTATCACCAGTCCAAACTGGCGGCGATGGGGGAGATGATCAACAATATCGCCCACCAGTGGCGCCAGCCTCTCAATATCATCGCGCTGGTGATGCAGGATCTTTCACTCAAATCGAAGTTGGGAAATCTCACGCCGGAGATGGTTGTACTGGCGGAAAAAAAGATCAACGACACACTCAAGTATCTCTCCGATACGATTGACGATTTTCGAAGTTTCGCTTCGGAAAGAGAAGAGTCCTCGCGACCGGGACGGTTTGAAGCGGGAAAGATGATAAAAGATGCCATACGGCTTATTTCGGTCGTTTTGGAGGATGTCCATATCCGGCTCAGGTTGGAACTTCCCGAAATCGATTGCGAAGTGAACGGTCGGGCAAACGATCTCAAGCAGGTGATTTTGAATCTTGTCTACAACGCCATCGATATTCTAAAAGAGAGAGAAATCGAAAATCCGGAAATCACCATCGGCATGCGGTGTGACGGAAAAGTGATCCTTTATGTCCATGACAACGGGGGAGGCATCGAAAAAGAGTTGCTCGACAAGATTTTCGAACCCTATTTCACGACGAAATACCAATCAAGAGGGAGCGGACTGGGTCTTTATATGTCCAAAATGATCGTCGAAAAACGCTTTAAAGGAGAGATCGAAGTGAAAAACTGTCCTGAAGGCGCCTGTTTCGAGATCAAAATACCGGTAGCGGCGGTCGTCGCATGA
- a CDS encoding FIST N-terminal domain-containing protein, producing the protein MKQWAHDYVDKAGLAKFVAEEGIGSYDVLLVQVNTSAVDPQHIEEVRSAITQVLPNAVIAGASSMLQFARSKLMKHHIVLGITAFEKSRLTLFEYIFPTRKECDYTAVVRNLEGLLQEDTKGILLLTNTIHFDIEALIKESNRFFPHIPIFGGISSSDEPFDNFIIFTQNRIFSEEGIVAVLMHGSALDVSCNYFFDWEPIGREFTVTRADGRYLYELDGERIIDVYEKYFGPLDTKKLLKLALAHPLIKYSKEFGPVARALLEIDNEKGLFTGKFVEGEKVQIGFGHYKRMMSRYEIIPEVYRDVPSQALWFYICISYQYGYLGILNASSTFYKEWEKIYALLTFGEFSHKAERNRFLNFTLTRVALSEESDARIKLNLTEVKHDPRDELLATLSTLVASSSSEIMDLNRHLEKEVEKRTKELAELNASLEKRIEQEVQRNREKDKMLYHQSKLAAMGEMINNIAHQWRQPLNIIALVMQDLSLKAHIGHLSPSAIAVAEKKINDTLKYLSDTIDDFRSFASGGEAYTHPGTLEVCKTVRETVRLVSIVLEDEKIGLKLSLQEKEVVVKGNPNDLKQVLLNLVYNAIDVLKERQIEEPVIKIEVKTIKNRVAIVVRDNGGGIDPRIIDKIFEPYFTTKYKARGTGLGLYMSKMIVEKRLGGKISARNTRSGAAFWMELPIRA; encoded by the coding sequence ATGAAACAGTGGGCCCACGATTATGTCGACAAAGCGGGATTGGCGAAATTTGTCGCCGAGGAGGGCATCGGTTCTTACGATGTTCTGCTCGTGCAGGTCAACACGAGCGCGGTCGATCCCCAGCACATTGAAGAGGTCCGTTCTGCCATTACCCAGGTTCTGCCCAATGCCGTGATCGCCGGGGCGAGCAGCATGCTGCAGTTTGCCAGATCGAAACTGATGAAGCATCATATCGTTCTGGGTATCACGGCGTTTGAAAAAAGCAGACTGACACTTTTTGAATATATTTTCCCCACCCGGAAAGAGTGTGACTACACGGCTGTTGTTAGGAATCTGGAGGGGCTGCTGCAGGAGGATACCAAAGGGATACTGCTGCTGACCAATACCATCCATTTCGATATCGAAGCGCTGATAAAAGAGAGCAACAGATTTTTTCCGCACATTCCCATATTCGGGGGGATCTCATCAAGCGATGAACCCTTCGACAATTTCATCATTTTCACACAGAACCGGATTTTTTCGGAAGAGGGGATTGTTGCCGTTTTGATGCACGGAAGCGCCCTTGATGTCTCGTGCAACTATTTTTTCGACTGGGAACCGATTGGACGGGAGTTTACGGTTACCCGTGCGGATGGACGGTATCTTTATGAACTGGACGGAGAGCGCATCATCGATGTCTATGAAAAATATTTCGGTCCGTTGGATACGAAAAAGCTCCTCAAGCTCGCTTTGGCCCATCCTCTTATCAAATACTCCAAAGAGTTCGGTCCCGTAGCCAGGGCACTTCTGGAAATCGACAACGAAAAAGGTCTCTTTACGGGCAAGTTTGTCGAAGGCGAAAAGGTTCAGATAGGCTTTGGCCATTACAAACGGATGATGAGCCGGTACGAAATCATTCCGGAAGTCTATCGGGATGTTCCTTCCCAGGCGCTCTGGTTTTATATATGCATCTCCTATCAGTACGGATATCTCGGGATTTTGAATGCATCCTCAACGTTCTACAAAGAGTGGGAAAAGATCTATGCGCTTTTGACTTTCGGGGAGTTCAGCCACAAAGCGGAACGGAACCGTTTTCTCAATTTCACGCTGACTAGAGTGGCATTGAGCGAGGAGAGCGACGCGAGAATCAAACTCAATCTGACGGAGGTCAAACACGATCCGAGGGATGAACTTCTAGCGACACTCTCGACACTGGTCGCTTCGAGCAGCAGTGAGATCATGGATCTCAACAGACATCTGGAAAAGGAGGTGGAAAAGCGGACAAAGGAGCTGGCCGAACTCAACGCCTCTTTGGAGAAGCGCATCGAACAGGAGGTTCAGCGAAACCGCGAGAAGGACAAGATGCTCTATCACCAGTCCAAACTGGCGGCGATGGGAGAGATGATCAACAATATCGCCCACCAGTGGCGCCAGCCTCTCAATATCATCGCGCTGGTGATGCAGGATCTCTCCCTGAAGGCGCACATCGGCCATCTCTCCCCGTCGGCAATTGCCGTCGCCGAAAAGAAGATCAACGACACACTCAAATATCTCTCCGATACGATCGACGATTTTCGAAGTTTCGCTTCCGGCGGAGAGGCCTATACCCACCCGGGGACACTGGAGGTGTGCAAAACGGTGCGCGAAACCGTGCGACTGGTTTCGATCGTTCTCGAGGATGAAAAGATCGGTCTCAAACTCTCCCTGCAGGAAAAAGAGGTTGTCGTGAAGGGAAACCCCAACGATCTGAAACAGGTGCTTTTGAATCTCGTCTACAATGCCATCGACGTTCTCAAAGAACGACAGATAGAGGAGCCGGTCATCAAAATCGAGGTGAAAACCATCAAAAACAGGGTGGCGATCGTCGTGCGTGACAATGGCGGGGGGATCGATCCCCGGATCATCGACAAGATTTTCGAACCCTATTTCACGACAAAATACAAAGCTCGGGGCACGGGACTGGGGCTTTACATGTCAAAAATGATCGTTGAAAAACGTCTGGGAGGAAAAATCAGCGCCCGCAACACACGAAGCGGGGCTGCATTCTGGATGGAGTTGCCGATCAGGGCTTGA
- a CDS encoding response regulator: MIDNDIIKIANETKKLNALVVEDEKEANELMVSTFGNFFNSVDSAMNAEEALEIYKKKKPDVIFIDIILPGMDGLELARKIREINPDQIIVIISASNDMSKISEAIKIGVDSFIQKPIDSNKIIDLLKNINQTIAKRKKIETKTFSITLPMDLYDRVHSDAKTERISKNAMIIRALKSFYNIKP, translated from the coding sequence ATGATCGACAACGACATTATCAAAATCGCCAACGAAACCAAAAAACTGAATGCATTGGTGGTAGAAGACGAGAAAGAGGCGAACGAATTGATGGTTTCAACCTTCGGAAATTTCTTCAATTCGGTCGATTCCGCAATGAACGCGGAAGAGGCTCTGGAAATTTACAAAAAGAAAAAACCCGACGTCATTTTCATCGACATTATACTGCCTGGCATGGACGGGTTGGAACTTGCGAGGAAAATCCGTGAAATCAATCCGGATCAGATCATCGTGATCATTTCGGCCAGCAACGATATGAGCAAGATCTCCGAAGCGATCAAGATCGGCGTCGACAGTTTCATACAAAAGCCGATCGACTCCAACAAGATCATCGATCTGCTTAAAAACATCAACCAAACAATCGCCAAACGCAAAAAGATCGAAACGAAGACCTTCTCGATCACGCTTCCGATGGACCTTTACGATCGCGTCCACAGCGATGCGAAAACCGAGCGCATCTCCAAAAACGCGATGATCATCCGCGCGCTGAAATCGTTCTACAACATCAAGCCCTGA